One window from the genome of Numida meleagris isolate 19003 breed g44 Domestic line chromosome 24, NumMel1.0, whole genome shotgun sequence encodes:
- the UBAP2L gene encoding ubiquitin-associated protein 2-like isoform X6, producing the protein MMTSVGTNRARGNWEQTQTQSQTQHKQRPQATAEQIRLAQMISDHNDADFEEKVKQLIDITGKNQDECVIALHDCNGDVNRAINVLLEGNPDTHSWEMVGKKKGVSGQKDSGQTEPSEESKENRERDRDFSRRRGAPPRRGRGASRGREFRGQENGLDGGKSGGSSGRGTERGRRGRGRGRGGSGRRGGRFSAQGMGTFNPADYAEPASTDESYGNSNTNTWNNTGSFEPDDGTRLDFIGGEGSNYPRKFDTAPGTIHPGAWRAATEEWGTEDWNEDLSETKIFTASNVSSVPLPTENVTITAGQRIDLAVLLGKTPSSMENESTNLESSQAPSLAQPLVFSNSKQSAMSQPASGNSFSHHSMVSMLGKGFGDVGEAKGSSTTGSQFLEQFKTAQALAQLAAQHSQPGSSTAASSWDMGSATQTSSLVQYDLKNPTDSSVHSPFAKRQAFTSASTMIEVFMQDKQPVVTASTTVPAPPSSPLPSKANPVPQMSPGSSDNQSSSPQPAQQKLKQQKKKASLTSKIPALAVEMPGSADISGLNLQFGALQFGSEPVLAEYESTPTTSAAVSQSQSSLYTSTASESSSTISSNQSQESGYQSGTIQTATFTSQNSAQGPLYEQRSTQTRRYPNSISSSPQKDLTQAKNGFSSVQPTPLQSTQAVEAGATGPAVKSDSPSAPSIAPLNDGVSAASLLSTASQHSTALSSLSHSEELPSTTTTQLSSTLPTQQNSLSSSTSSGRTSTSTLLHTSVESEASLHSSASTFSTSSSTVSAAPPVVSVSSSLSSVSSLGLSLSSNSTVTASTRSSVATTSGKAPPNLPPGVPPLLPNPYIMAPGLLHAYPPQVYGYDDLQMLQTRFPLDYYSIPFPTPTTPLTGRDGSLSSNPYSGDLTKFGRGDASSPAPATTLAQPQQSQTQTHHTTQQTFLNPALPPGYSYTSLPYYTGVPGLPSTFQYGPAVFPVAPTSSKQHGVNVSVNASATPFQQPSGYGSHGYSAGVSVTSSNTGVPDISGSVYSKTQQSFEKQGFHTGTPAASFNLPSALGSGGPINPATAAAYPPTPFMHILTPHQQPHSQILHHHLQQDGQMILCCQRQQEDQSGSGQRSQGSSIPQKSQANKSAYNSYSWGTN; encoded by the exons ATGATGACATCGGTGGGCACTAACCGAGCCCGGGGGAACTGGGAGCAGACACAGACACAGAGCCAGACACAGCACAAGCAGCGGCCGCAG GCCACTGCGGAACAGATTCGACTTGCACAGATGATTTCGGACCACAACGACGCCGACTTTGAGGAGAAGGTGAAACAA CTGATTGACATCACAGGCAAGAACCAGGATGAGTGTGTGATTGCTCTGCACGACTGCAATGGGGATGTTAACAGAGCCATCAatgtgctgctggagggcaATCCGGACACG CATTCCTGGGAAATGGTCGGGAAGAAGAAAGGCGTCTCGGGACAGAAGGACAGCGGACAGACAGAACCCAGCGAGGAGAGCAAAGAGAACCGCGAGAGAGATCGGGATTTCAGCAGACGACGCGGCGCGCCGCCGCGGCGGGGCCGAGGTGCCAGCCGTGGCAGGGAGT TTCGGGGCCAGGAGAATGGGCTGGATGGTGGGAAGAGTGGAGGCTCTTCTGGAAGAGGCACGGAGAGAGGGAGACGGGGACGTGGCCGGGGCCGAG GTGGCTCTGGAAGGCGGGGGGGAAGATTCTCTGCCCAAGGCATGGG AACTTTCAACCCGGCTGACTACGCCGAGCCGGCCAGCACGGACGAGAGCTATGGGAATAGCAACACCAACACGTGGAACAACACGGGCAGCTTCGAGCCGGACGATGGCACAA gACTTGATTTCATTGGGGGTGAGGGCTCAAATTATCCTCGAAAATTTGACACTGCTCCTGGTACGATACATCCAG GTGCGTGGAGGGCTGCGACGGAGGAGTGGGGCACGGAGGACTGGAATGAAGAT CTGTCTGAGACAAAGATCTTCACTGCCTCCAACGTGTCTTCAGTGCCTCTGCCTACAGAGAACGTGACAATCACCGCCGGACAGAG AATCGACCTTGCAGTGCTGCTAGGAAAGACACCATCTTCCATGGAGAATGAGTCAACAAACCTGGAGTCATCCCAGGCCCCCTCCCTGGCGCAGCCCCTGGTGTTCAGCAATTCCAAGCAGAGTGCTATGTCCCAGCCGGCCTCTGGGAACTCCTTCTCTCACCACAGCATG GTGAGCATGCTGGGGAAAGGGTTTGGAGATGTCGGGGAggccaaaggcagcagcaccacGGGCTCGCAGTTCCTGGAGCAGTTCAAGACGGCCCAGGCTCTGGCCCAGCTGGCggctcagcacagccagccGGGCAGCAGCACCGCCGCCTCCTCCTGGGACATGGGATCGGCGACGCAGACCTCGTCCCTCGTGCAGTACG ATCTCAAGAACCCAACAGACTCTTCTGTGCACAGTCCCTTTGCCAAGCGGCAGGCCTTCACGTCCGCTTCGACGATGATAGAGGTGTTCATGCAGGACAAGCAGCCTGTGGTGACCGCCTCCACCACCGTGCCGGCGCCGCCGTCTTCGCCGCTGCCCAGCAAAGCCAACCCCGTTCCCCAAATGTCCCCGGGCTCCTCAGACAACCAGTCCTCCAGTccccagccagcacagcagaagctgaagcagcaaaagaaaaaagcgtCGTTAACATCCAAG ATTCCTGCGCTCGCGGTGGAGATGCCTGGCTCAGCAGATATCTCAGGGCTAAACCTGCAGTTTGGGGCGTTACAGTTTGGTTCGGAGCCTGTTCTCGCGGAGTACGAATCGACGCCCACGACGAGCGCCGCCGTTAGCCAGTCTCAGAGCAGCCTGTACACCAGCACTGCTAG TGAATCTTCATCCACAATTTCGTCCAATCAAAGCCAGGAGTCTGGTTACCAGAGCGGCACAATACAGACAGCAACGTTTACCTCCCAGAACAGCGCTCAGGGACCACTGTACGAACAGAGATCCACCCAGACGAGGCGATACCCAAATTCCATCTCCTCCTCGCCCCAGAAAGATCTAACCCAGGCCAAG aatgGTTTCAGTTCCGTACAACCCACGCCATTACAAAGCACGCAGGCTGTGGAAG CAGGTGCTACAGGCCCCGCAGTGAAGTCCGAttccccctctgctcccagcatcGCGCCTCTCAATGACGGCGTGTCTGCGGCGTcgctgctgagcacagccagccagcACTCGAcggctctgagcagcctgagccaCAGCGaggagctgcccagcaccaccaccacccagcTCAGCAG taCGTTACCCACCCAGCAGAACAGTCTGTCCTCATCCACATCCTCTGGGCGAACATCAACATCAACTCTTCTG cacacAAGTGTGGAGAGTGAAGCGAGCCTCCATTCTTCTGCTAGCACTttctccacctcctccagcaCGGTGTCGGCTGCCCCGCCGGTCGTAAGCGTTTCATCCAGCCTCAGCAGCGTCAGCAGCCTGGGCCTCAGCCTCAGCAGTAACTCCACGGTGACGGCCTCGACTCGCAGCTCCGTCGCAACGACATCAG GAAAAGCCCCTCCCAACCTCCCCCCTGGAGTCCCGCCGTTGTTGCCTAACCCGTACATCATGGCTCCAGGATTGCTACATGCCTACCCG CCACAGGTGTATGGATATGATGACTTGCAAATGCTCCAGACGAGATTCCCACTG GATTATTACAGCATCCCATTCCCTACACCCACCACCCCACTGACTGGAAGAGATGGCAGCCTGAGCAGCAATCCGTACTCTG gtGACTTAACAAAATTCGGTCGAGGCGATGCCTCTTCCCCTGCTCCTGCAACGACTTTGGCGCAGCCTCAGCAGAGCCAGACCCAGACCCACCACACCACGCAGCAGACGTTCCTGAACCCAGCGCTGCCTCCTGGCTACAGTTACACCAGTCTGCCGTACTACACAGGGGTACCGGGGCTCCCCAGCACCTTCCAGTACGGGCCCGCCGTGTTCCCT GTTGCTCCTACCTCTTCCAAGCAGCATGGTGTGAATGTCAGCGTCAACGCATCAGCAACCCCTTTCCAGCAGCCCAGTGGCTATGGCTCTCATGGATACAGCGCTG GTGTATCTGTGACATCCAGTAACACAGGCGTGCCGGACATCTCGGGCTCTGTCTACTCCAAAACTCAG cAATCCTTCGAGAAGCAGGGATTTCACACTGGAACCCCGGCAGCCTCCTTCAACCTGCCTTCAGCGCTGGGCAGCGGCGGCCCCATCAACCCCGCAACGGCAGCCGCGtacccccccacccccttcaTGCACATCCTGACCCCGCATCAGCAGCCCCACTCACAGATCCTCCACCACCACCTGCAGCAGGACGGGCAG ATGATACTGTGCTGCCAACGCCAGCAGGAAGATCAG AGCGGCTCCGGGCAGCGCAGCCAAGGCAGCTCCATCCCCCAGAAATCCCAGGCCAACAAGTCCGCCTACAACAGCTACAGCTGGGGCACCAACTga
- the UBAP2L gene encoding ubiquitin-associated protein 2-like isoform X15: MMTSVGTNRARGNWEQTQTQSQTQHKQRPQATAEQIRLAQMISDHNDADFEEKVKQLIDITGKNQDECVIALHDCNGDVNRAINVLLEGNPDTHSWEMVGKKKGVSGQKDSGQTEPSEESKENRERDRDFSRRRGAPPRRGRGASRGREFRGQENGLDGGKSGGSSGRGTERGRRGRGRGRGGSGRRGGRFSAQGMGTFNPADYAEPASTDESYGNSNTNTWNNTGSFEPDDGTRLDFIGGEGSNYPRKFDTAPGTIHPGAWRAATEEWGTEDWNEDLSETKIFTASNVSSVPLPTENVTITAGQRIDLAVLLGKTPSSMENESTNLESSQAPSLAQPLVFSNSKQSAMSQPASGNSFSHHSMVSMLGKGFGDVGEAKGSSTTGSQFLEQFKTAQALAQLAAQHSQPGSSTAASSWDMGSATQTSSLVQYDLKNPTDSSVHSPFAKRQAFTSASTMIEVFMQDKQPVVTASTTVPAPPSSPLPSKANPVPQMSPGSSDNQSSSPQPAQQKLKQQKKKASLTSKIPALAVEMPGSADISGLNLQFGALQFGSEPVLAEYESTPTTSAAVSQSQSSLYTSTASESSSTISSNQSQESGYQSGTIQTATFTSQNSAQGPLYEQRSTQTRRYPNSISSSPQKDLTQAKNGFSSVQPTPLQSTQAVEAGATGPAVKSDSPSAPSIAPLNDGVSAASLLSTASQHSTALSSLSHSEELPSTTTTQLSSTLPTQQNSLSSSTSSGRTSTSTLLHTSVESEASLHSSASTFSTSSSTVSAAPPVVSVSSSLSSVSSLGLSLSSNSTVTASTRSSVATTSGKAPPNLPPGVPPLLPNPYIMAPGLLHAYPVYGYDDLQMLQTRFPLDYYSIPFPTPTTPLTGRDGSLSSNPYSGDLTKFGRGDASSPAPATTLAQPQQSQTQTHHTTQQTFLNPALPPGYSYTSLPYYTGVPGLPSTFQYGPAVFPVAPTSSKQHGVNVSVNASATPFQQPSGYGSHGYSAGVSVTSSNTGVPDISGSVYSKTQQSFEKQGFHTGTPAASFNLPSALGSGGPINPATAAAYPPTPFMHILTPHQQPHSQILHHHLQQDGQSGSGQRSQGSSIPQKSQANKSAYNSYSWGTN, from the exons ATGATGACATCGGTGGGCACTAACCGAGCCCGGGGGAACTGGGAGCAGACACAGACACAGAGCCAGACACAGCACAAGCAGCGGCCGCAG GCCACTGCGGAACAGATTCGACTTGCACAGATGATTTCGGACCACAACGACGCCGACTTTGAGGAGAAGGTGAAACAA CTGATTGACATCACAGGCAAGAACCAGGATGAGTGTGTGATTGCTCTGCACGACTGCAATGGGGATGTTAACAGAGCCATCAatgtgctgctggagggcaATCCGGACACG CATTCCTGGGAAATGGTCGGGAAGAAGAAAGGCGTCTCGGGACAGAAGGACAGCGGACAGACAGAACCCAGCGAGGAGAGCAAAGAGAACCGCGAGAGAGATCGGGATTTCAGCAGACGACGCGGCGCGCCGCCGCGGCGGGGCCGAGGTGCCAGCCGTGGCAGGGAGT TTCGGGGCCAGGAGAATGGGCTGGATGGTGGGAAGAGTGGAGGCTCTTCTGGAAGAGGCACGGAGAGAGGGAGACGGGGACGTGGCCGGGGCCGAG GTGGCTCTGGAAGGCGGGGGGGAAGATTCTCTGCCCAAGGCATGGG AACTTTCAACCCGGCTGACTACGCCGAGCCGGCCAGCACGGACGAGAGCTATGGGAATAGCAACACCAACACGTGGAACAACACGGGCAGCTTCGAGCCGGACGATGGCACAA gACTTGATTTCATTGGGGGTGAGGGCTCAAATTATCCTCGAAAATTTGACACTGCTCCTGGTACGATACATCCAG GTGCGTGGAGGGCTGCGACGGAGGAGTGGGGCACGGAGGACTGGAATGAAGAT CTGTCTGAGACAAAGATCTTCACTGCCTCCAACGTGTCTTCAGTGCCTCTGCCTACAGAGAACGTGACAATCACCGCCGGACAGAG AATCGACCTTGCAGTGCTGCTAGGAAAGACACCATCTTCCATGGAGAATGAGTCAACAAACCTGGAGTCATCCCAGGCCCCCTCCCTGGCGCAGCCCCTGGTGTTCAGCAATTCCAAGCAGAGTGCTATGTCCCAGCCGGCCTCTGGGAACTCCTTCTCTCACCACAGCATG GTGAGCATGCTGGGGAAAGGGTTTGGAGATGTCGGGGAggccaaaggcagcagcaccacGGGCTCGCAGTTCCTGGAGCAGTTCAAGACGGCCCAGGCTCTGGCCCAGCTGGCggctcagcacagccagccGGGCAGCAGCACCGCCGCCTCCTCCTGGGACATGGGATCGGCGACGCAGACCTCGTCCCTCGTGCAGTACG ATCTCAAGAACCCAACAGACTCTTCTGTGCACAGTCCCTTTGCCAAGCGGCAGGCCTTCACGTCCGCTTCGACGATGATAGAGGTGTTCATGCAGGACAAGCAGCCTGTGGTGACCGCCTCCACCACCGTGCCGGCGCCGCCGTCTTCGCCGCTGCCCAGCAAAGCCAACCCCGTTCCCCAAATGTCCCCGGGCTCCTCAGACAACCAGTCCTCCAGTccccagccagcacagcagaagctgaagcagcaaaagaaaaaagcgtCGTTAACATCCAAG ATTCCTGCGCTCGCGGTGGAGATGCCTGGCTCAGCAGATATCTCAGGGCTAAACCTGCAGTTTGGGGCGTTACAGTTTGGTTCGGAGCCTGTTCTCGCGGAGTACGAATCGACGCCCACGACGAGCGCCGCCGTTAGCCAGTCTCAGAGCAGCCTGTACACCAGCACTGCTAG TGAATCTTCATCCACAATTTCGTCCAATCAAAGCCAGGAGTCTGGTTACCAGAGCGGCACAATACAGACAGCAACGTTTACCTCCCAGAACAGCGCTCAGGGACCACTGTACGAACAGAGATCCACCCAGACGAGGCGATACCCAAATTCCATCTCCTCCTCGCCCCAGAAAGATCTAACCCAGGCCAAG aatgGTTTCAGTTCCGTACAACCCACGCCATTACAAAGCACGCAGGCTGTGGAAG CAGGTGCTACAGGCCCCGCAGTGAAGTCCGAttccccctctgctcccagcatcGCGCCTCTCAATGACGGCGTGTCTGCGGCGTcgctgctgagcacagccagccagcACTCGAcggctctgagcagcctgagccaCAGCGaggagctgcccagcaccaccaccacccagcTCAGCAG taCGTTACCCACCCAGCAGAACAGTCTGTCCTCATCCACATCCTCTGGGCGAACATCAACATCAACTCTTCTG cacacAAGTGTGGAGAGTGAAGCGAGCCTCCATTCTTCTGCTAGCACTttctccacctcctccagcaCGGTGTCGGCTGCCCCGCCGGTCGTAAGCGTTTCATCCAGCCTCAGCAGCGTCAGCAGCCTGGGCCTCAGCCTCAGCAGTAACTCCACGGTGACGGCCTCGACTCGCAGCTCCGTCGCAACGACATCAG GAAAAGCCCCTCCCAACCTCCCCCCTGGAGTCCCGCCGTTGTTGCCTAACCCGTACATCATGGCTCCAGGATTGCTACATGCCTACCCG GTGTATGGATATGATGACTTGCAAATGCTCCAGACGAGATTCCCACTG GATTATTACAGCATCCCATTCCCTACACCCACCACCCCACTGACTGGAAGAGATGGCAGCCTGAGCAGCAATCCGTACTCTG gtGACTTAACAAAATTCGGTCGAGGCGATGCCTCTTCCCCTGCTCCTGCAACGACTTTGGCGCAGCCTCAGCAGAGCCAGACCCAGACCCACCACACCACGCAGCAGACGTTCCTGAACCCAGCGCTGCCTCCTGGCTACAGTTACACCAGTCTGCCGTACTACACAGGGGTACCGGGGCTCCCCAGCACCTTCCAGTACGGGCCCGCCGTGTTCCCT GTTGCTCCTACCTCTTCCAAGCAGCATGGTGTGAATGTCAGCGTCAACGCATCAGCAACCCCTTTCCAGCAGCCCAGTGGCTATGGCTCTCATGGATACAGCGCTG GTGTATCTGTGACATCCAGTAACACAGGCGTGCCGGACATCTCGGGCTCTGTCTACTCCAAAACTCAG cAATCCTTCGAGAAGCAGGGATTTCACACTGGAACCCCGGCAGCCTCCTTCAACCTGCCTTCAGCGCTGGGCAGCGGCGGCCCCATCAACCCCGCAACGGCAGCCGCGtacccccccacccccttcaTGCACATCCTGACCCCGCATCAGCAGCCCCACTCACAGATCCTCCACCACCACCTGCAGCAGGACGGGCAG AGCGGCTCCGGGCAGCGCAGCCAAGGCAGCTCCATCCCCCAGAAATCCCAGGCCAACAAGTCCGCCTACAACAGCTACAGCTGGGGCACCAACTga
- the UBAP2L gene encoding ubiquitin-associated protein 2-like isoform X2, whose protein sequence is MMTSVGTNRARGNWEQTQTQSQTQHKQRPQATAEQIRLAQMISDHNDADFEEKVKQLIDITGKNQDECVIALHDCNGDVNRAINVLLEGNPDTHSWEMVGKKKGVSGQKDSGQTEPSEESKENRERDRDFSRRRGAPPRRGRGASRGREFRGQENGLDGGKSGGSSGRGTERGRRGRGRGRGGSGRRGGRFSAQGMGTFNPADYAEPASTDESYGNSNTNTWNNTGSFEPDDGTRLDFIGGEGSNYPRKFDTAPGTIHPGAWRAATEEWGTEDWNEDLSETKIFTASNVSSVPLPTENVTITAGQRIDLAVLLGKTPSSMENESTNLESSQAPSLAQPLVFSNSKQSAMSQPASGNSFSHHSMVSMLGKGFGDVGEAKGSSTTGSQFLEQFKTAQALAQLAAQHSQPGSSTAASSWDMGSATQTSSLVQYDLKNPTDSSVHSPFAKRQAFTSASTMIEVFMQDKQPVVTASTTVPAPPSSPLPSKANPVPQMSPGSSDNQSSSPQPAQQKLKQQKKKASLTSKIPALAVEMPGSADISGLNLQFGALQFGSEPVLAEYESTPTTSAAVSQSQSSLYTSTASESSSTISSNQSQESGYQSGTIQTATFTSQNSAQGPLYEQRSTQTRRYPNSISSSPQKDLTQAKNGFSSVQPTPLQSTQAVEGATGPAVKSDSPSAPSIAPLNDGVSAASLLSTASQHSTALSSLSHSEELPSTTTTQLSSTLPTQQNSLSSSTSSGRTSTSTLLHTSVESEASLHSSASTFSTSSSTVSAAPPVVSVSSSLSSVSSLGLSLSSNSTVTASTRSSVATTSGKAPPNLPPGVPPLLPNPYIMAPGLLHAYPPQVYGYDDLQMLQTRFPLDYYSIPFPTPTTPLTGRDGSLSSNPYSGDLTKFGRGDASSPAPATTLAQPQQSQTQTHHTTQQTFLNPALPPGYSYTSLPYYTGVPGLPSTFQYGPAVFPVAPTSSKQHGVNVSVNASATPFQQPSGYGSHGYSAGVSVTSSNTGVPDISGSVYSKTQQSFEKQGFHTGTPAASFNLPSALGSGGPINPATAAAYPPTPFMHILTPHQQPHSQILHHHLQQDGQVLQQLPYLQMILCCQRQQEDQSGSGQRSQGSSIPQKSQANKSAYNSYSWGTN, encoded by the exons ATGATGACATCGGTGGGCACTAACCGAGCCCGGGGGAACTGGGAGCAGACACAGACACAGAGCCAGACACAGCACAAGCAGCGGCCGCAG GCCACTGCGGAACAGATTCGACTTGCACAGATGATTTCGGACCACAACGACGCCGACTTTGAGGAGAAGGTGAAACAA CTGATTGACATCACAGGCAAGAACCAGGATGAGTGTGTGATTGCTCTGCACGACTGCAATGGGGATGTTAACAGAGCCATCAatgtgctgctggagggcaATCCGGACACG CATTCCTGGGAAATGGTCGGGAAGAAGAAAGGCGTCTCGGGACAGAAGGACAGCGGACAGACAGAACCCAGCGAGGAGAGCAAAGAGAACCGCGAGAGAGATCGGGATTTCAGCAGACGACGCGGCGCGCCGCCGCGGCGGGGCCGAGGTGCCAGCCGTGGCAGGGAGT TTCGGGGCCAGGAGAATGGGCTGGATGGTGGGAAGAGTGGAGGCTCTTCTGGAAGAGGCACGGAGAGAGGGAGACGGGGACGTGGCCGGGGCCGAG GTGGCTCTGGAAGGCGGGGGGGAAGATTCTCTGCCCAAGGCATGGG AACTTTCAACCCGGCTGACTACGCCGAGCCGGCCAGCACGGACGAGAGCTATGGGAATAGCAACACCAACACGTGGAACAACACGGGCAGCTTCGAGCCGGACGATGGCACAA gACTTGATTTCATTGGGGGTGAGGGCTCAAATTATCCTCGAAAATTTGACACTGCTCCTGGTACGATACATCCAG GTGCGTGGAGGGCTGCGACGGAGGAGTGGGGCACGGAGGACTGGAATGAAGAT CTGTCTGAGACAAAGATCTTCACTGCCTCCAACGTGTCTTCAGTGCCTCTGCCTACAGAGAACGTGACAATCACCGCCGGACAGAG AATCGACCTTGCAGTGCTGCTAGGAAAGACACCATCTTCCATGGAGAATGAGTCAACAAACCTGGAGTCATCCCAGGCCCCCTCCCTGGCGCAGCCCCTGGTGTTCAGCAATTCCAAGCAGAGTGCTATGTCCCAGCCGGCCTCTGGGAACTCCTTCTCTCACCACAGCATG GTGAGCATGCTGGGGAAAGGGTTTGGAGATGTCGGGGAggccaaaggcagcagcaccacGGGCTCGCAGTTCCTGGAGCAGTTCAAGACGGCCCAGGCTCTGGCCCAGCTGGCggctcagcacagccagccGGGCAGCAGCACCGCCGCCTCCTCCTGGGACATGGGATCGGCGACGCAGACCTCGTCCCTCGTGCAGTACG ATCTCAAGAACCCAACAGACTCTTCTGTGCACAGTCCCTTTGCCAAGCGGCAGGCCTTCACGTCCGCTTCGACGATGATAGAGGTGTTCATGCAGGACAAGCAGCCTGTGGTGACCGCCTCCACCACCGTGCCGGCGCCGCCGTCTTCGCCGCTGCCCAGCAAAGCCAACCCCGTTCCCCAAATGTCCCCGGGCTCCTCAGACAACCAGTCCTCCAGTccccagccagcacagcagaagctgaagcagcaaaagaaaaaagcgtCGTTAACATCCAAG ATTCCTGCGCTCGCGGTGGAGATGCCTGGCTCAGCAGATATCTCAGGGCTAAACCTGCAGTTTGGGGCGTTACAGTTTGGTTCGGAGCCTGTTCTCGCGGAGTACGAATCGACGCCCACGACGAGCGCCGCCGTTAGCCAGTCTCAGAGCAGCCTGTACACCAGCACTGCTAG TGAATCTTCATCCACAATTTCGTCCAATCAAAGCCAGGAGTCTGGTTACCAGAGCGGCACAATACAGACAGCAACGTTTACCTCCCAGAACAGCGCTCAGGGACCACTGTACGAACAGAGATCCACCCAGACGAGGCGATACCCAAATTCCATCTCCTCCTCGCCCCAGAAAGATCTAACCCAGGCCAAG aatgGTTTCAGTTCCGTACAACCCACGCCATTACAAAGCACGCAGGCTGTGGAAG GTGCTACAGGCCCCGCAGTGAAGTCCGAttccccctctgctcccagcatcGCGCCTCTCAATGACGGCGTGTCTGCGGCGTcgctgctgagcacagccagccagcACTCGAcggctctgagcagcctgagccaCAGCGaggagctgcccagcaccaccaccacccagcTCAGCAG taCGTTACCCACCCAGCAGAACAGTCTGTCCTCATCCACATCCTCTGGGCGAACATCAACATCAACTCTTCTG cacacAAGTGTGGAGAGTGAAGCGAGCCTCCATTCTTCTGCTAGCACTttctccacctcctccagcaCGGTGTCGGCTGCCCCGCCGGTCGTAAGCGTTTCATCCAGCCTCAGCAGCGTCAGCAGCCTGGGCCTCAGCCTCAGCAGTAACTCCACGGTGACGGCCTCGACTCGCAGCTCCGTCGCAACGACATCAG GAAAAGCCCCTCCCAACCTCCCCCCTGGAGTCCCGCCGTTGTTGCCTAACCCGTACATCATGGCTCCAGGATTGCTACATGCCTACCCG CCACAGGTGTATGGATATGATGACTTGCAAATGCTCCAGACGAGATTCCCACTG GATTATTACAGCATCCCATTCCCTACACCCACCACCCCACTGACTGGAAGAGATGGCAGCCTGAGCAGCAATCCGTACTCTG gtGACTTAACAAAATTCGGTCGAGGCGATGCCTCTTCCCCTGCTCCTGCAACGACTTTGGCGCAGCCTCAGCAGAGCCAGACCCAGACCCACCACACCACGCAGCAGACGTTCCTGAACCCAGCGCTGCCTCCTGGCTACAGTTACACCAGTCTGCCGTACTACACAGGGGTACCGGGGCTCCCCAGCACCTTCCAGTACGGGCCCGCCGTGTTCCCT GTTGCTCCTACCTCTTCCAAGCAGCATGGTGTGAATGTCAGCGTCAACGCATCAGCAACCCCTTTCCAGCAGCCCAGTGGCTATGGCTCTCATGGATACAGCGCTG GTGTATCTGTGACATCCAGTAACACAGGCGTGCCGGACATCTCGGGCTCTGTCTACTCCAAAACTCAG cAATCCTTCGAGAAGCAGGGATTTCACACTGGAACCCCGGCAGCCTCCTTCAACCTGCCTTCAGCGCTGGGCAGCGGCGGCCCCATCAACCCCGCAACGGCAGCCGCGtacccccccacccccttcaTGCACATCCTGACCCCGCATCAGCAGCCCCACTCACAGATCCTCCACCACCACCTGCAGCAGGACGGGCAG GTACTGCAACAGCTTCCATATTTGCAGATGATACTGTGCTGCCAACGCCAGCAGGAAGATCAG AGCGGCTCCGGGCAGCGCAGCCAAGGCAGCTCCATCCCCCAGAAATCCCAGGCCAACAAGTCCGCCTACAACAGCTACAGCTGGGGCACCAACTga